The following proteins are encoded in a genomic region of Phragmites australis chromosome 9, lpPhrAust1.1, whole genome shotgun sequence:
- the LOC133929374 gene encoding photosynthetic NDH subunit of subcomplex B 3, chloroplastic-like, translating into MATTSSAAAVALVSLPFPASTSSSSRVSALSHRNPSPRPFRASPIRCSSASPNVSPAAPAPAPAKPQIELEFVGPKPGADGSYPVDRVAAASGEKLLRDVMSENKIELYAPYGKVMNCGGGGSCGTCIVEIIDGKELLNERTNTENRYLKKKPESWRLACQTIVGNKENSGKVVVQRLPQWKK; encoded by the exons ATGGCGACCACGAGCTCCGCGGCGGCAGTTGCGCTCGTTTCCCTCCCCTTCCCCGCCtcgacctcctcctcttcccgcGTCTCCGCTCTAAGCCACCGCAATCCTAGTCCTAGGCCCTTCAGGGCCTCCCCAATCAGATGCTCCAGCGCGTCGCCGAACGTGTccccggccgcgccggcgccggcgccggcgaagcCCCAAATCGAGCTCGAGTTCGTCGGG CCGAAGCCAGGTGCGGACGGCTCCTACCCGGTGGaccgggtggcggcggcgagcggcgagaAGCTCCTCCGGGACGTCATGAGCGAGAACAAGATCGAGCTGTACGCGCCATAC GGTAAGGTGATGAACTGCGGTGGCGGAGGCAGCTGCGGCACTTGCATCGTCGAG ATAATTGACGGAAAGGAGCTCCTGAATGAAAGGACAAACACCGAGAATCGTTACCTGAAGAAG AAACCGGAGTCATGGAGGCTAGCTTGTCAGACTATTGTAGGAAACAAAGAAAATTCCGGCAAG GTTGTCGTCCAACGGCTGCCCCAGTGGAAGAAATGA